The nucleotide sequence ATTATGCCATTTGCGAAAAAGGAAGGAAAGGAAAAATTATGAACAACTGTGACAATAGCAGGCCCTGCCCCTGTACCTTTGATTGTCCGAATCATGGGAAGTGCTGTGCCTGTGTCGCGCATCACCGGGATCATGAGGAAGGGGTTCCTGCATGTTTTTTTTCAAAAGAAGCAGAGGCTACCTATGACAGAAGCATAGAGAATCTGGCGAGAGATCATGGGTTGTTGAAATAAAAAACAAGGTTTGCCAGAGCAGACAGACGAGGAGGATTACAATGGAAAAACCAAAGTTTACAGGATTATCACATGTATGTATTTTTGTGGATGATGTGGAACAGGCATTTGCATATTACGAAAGGATTTTGGGTGCAGTTGCAAATCAGTATATTCCCCACTGGAAGAATAAGGGATTTTTTCAGGCAGGAGGATTTATCAGAGAAGCAGAGGAGGGCGACGTTTCCATCGGTTTTATGGATGTGCCGGGAACCCGTCTGACGCTGGAACTCATGTGTTACCACAAACCGGAGGGAAGGAAAGAGCCGATTATATTTGCAGCAAATGATATCAGCGGAGCAAGGCACGTGGCGCTGAAAATAACGAATATCGAAGAAGCCTTTGAATATATAAAGGCGCAGCCTGATGTTACGCTTATCAATACAACGCAGGAATATAAGGTATATCAGATCAGCAAAACAGAGCCTTCTGAGTTTGTCTTTTTTGATCAGGCGAAAGAGCGTGATGCGCAGGCGAAACAGAAGGCGGCGGATATTCTGGGAAATACAAAATATTTTTACTTTATTGATAAATATGGCCTGCAGTGGGAATTTGAGCAGGGCCATACGGATATTGGGGACTGAGGAGGAACCTTATATTCCAACTGTAAATTCTGAAAGAGAAGAACTGTTAATGCGATGGGTGTTAGCAGTTCTTTTTTATCTGACAGGAAATACCGTGTCACTGTGAAGTACTAAAGTATATGGATTTCCTATAAGATAAAGCCCTCCGGGCGGGATGCGCAGCTTGCGGAGAGGAAATCTATTGCTGCGCAATCCGCTCGCGCGCGGCGGGCAGGGGGAAGATGGTTCTTCCCCTGCTCTATTCTTACAGTAAATACTGTGTCACGCTAATGCATAAAAGTATCTTTTTTGTAGAATAAAAATTGCTTGTCCATCCTGGAATCCTCCGGTATAATAAAATAATACGGATACGGAGCAGGCTACGAAAGGAAAAAGAGGAGATACATATGTTTCATACCGCAGAGTTTTATTATTTCAGTCCCACAGGAGGAACGAAACAGGCGGGAGAGCTGTTCTGCACGGGAATTGCAGAGCAGGTGGAGGCTGTAAATCTGGGCAGCAGAGAACAGGAAGTAAAGCAGCCTGAGGGGAATCTGGCAGTGATTGCAGTACCGGTATACGGCGGCAGAATTCCGGCAATAGCTGCAAAGAAACTGGCAGCGCTGGAGGGAAATGGAAAGCAGGCAGTTACATTGGCTGTTTACGGGACACGGGCTTATGAGGACGCCCTTCTGGAGCTGAATCAGATCATGGAGCAGAGGGGATTTCAGGTGATTGGCTCGGCGGCTCTGGTGGCCCGGCATTCTATCGTGCCGGAAGTGGGAGAAGGCAGGCCGGATGAGCAGGACAGAAAAGAAATTCTGGAATTTGCGGAAAAGGTACTGAAAAAAATGAAGGAATGCCCGGAAGGTTCCGTAAAAGTTCCGGGAAATTATCCTTATAAGAAGGAGATGACCGTTGCCGCCACGCCGGTTTCTTCGGATTCCTGTAACCAGTGCGGCAAATGCAGCGCTGTCTGTCCCACGGGTGCGGTGCGGATAGAAGCAGGCAGGACAGTCACAGAGCTGAAAGACTGTATTTTATGTATGGCCTGTGTTTGCAATTGTCCGGAGCATGTCCGCGTGCTGCCGCCATCCATGCAGGAAGCCATGGAGCAGAAGCTGGGGCCGTTGAAATCTGTGCGCAGGGAGCCGGAATATTTCCTGTGAAATTCTGTCAGGCACCCTGGACGATATCCGGAAAAAGGGGTATTATAATACATAAGCGGCATCATTTGGATTTACGGAGGATATGGGAAATTGTATCTGATAGGAATATGTGACGATGAAGAAAAGGAACTGGACCGGATTGAAGCATTTCTGGCAGAGTATGGGGAAACGGGGCAGGCAGTGGAATACAAAACCGAACGGTTTACGGACGGAGAAGCATTGCTGAAGAGAATCAGGGAAGGAAACAGTGTGCCGGATTTGCTGCTTCTGGATATTTTCATGTCCGAAAAAAACGGAATAGAAGTGGCTGAGGAACTGCGGCGTCTGGAACTGAATTTACCTATTGTGTTTCTGACTACTTCAACGGAACATGCGCTGGAGGCTTATGGTGTGGATGCAGTTCAGTATCTTGTGAAACCTCTGGAACAGCGGCAGTTTTTTCACGCCATGGATACTGCTGTCCGGCAGATTTTCCGTGACAGAGAGCAGCAGATTATGGTGAAGGTCAATGGGGGAATCCGCAGGATACAGCCGGAGGAGATCATTTACTGTGAATCACAGAAAAACTATCAGATTCTGTATCTGACCGGGGGAAAATGCAAAGTACGCATGACAGCCGGAAAGCTCTGGGAGCTGCTGAAAGAATTCCCCCGGTTTGGCAGGTGCGGCCGCTCCTATATTCTGAATATGGAGCATATTTCTCAGGTAGAGCGGGAAAAGATTGTAATGGATAACGAGATGGTTATCTATATTTCACGGAACAGGATAGCGGAGTTTAAGAAAAATTATTTTTCTTATTATTTTAATGTCTGAAATGAGACGGATAAATGCGGAATATCCGTCTGATATACAATAGATTTTCAATGTTTCAGGACATTGTGCAGGCTGTTAAATATCGAAGTTTTACCTGCATGAAGTTCTTTCAGTTCACATGTCAGTTTGCCAGGGTATTTTTTGTCCCTGAACAGTCATGAAATATCCCATCTTATAGAATTCCGATTTTGGAAATGTTATAGTGATTCTATACTATGCCGGAGTGTGTTTGAAAATATTTTTCAGACGCACTCCGAGTCTGGAATCTCGCGCTTCTGATTGTCCCTGCTGCGGGATTCTGAGCCATTACATCATCAGGAGGTACGCATTTATGAGAAAAAGTATGGAGATTTCCCGCATCCGGAGCAGGATAGCCGTGCTGGCATTCTGCCTTCTGCTCTGCGGCTGTCTGGCCTGCAGCAGTCAGGAAAAACAGCCTGCAGATGCAGGAAAAGAAACGGGAGAGGAATCACAGGAGAAGGCGGATTCCTTTGAAATTACAGATTTGGAAGGGACGCCTTCGGATTATTCAAAAAAAGAAAACTGGATGAAGATTCCGGAAATCACCCATGAGGTAGATACCTTTTATATTTATCCCACCTGTTACCTGGATGATTCAGAAGATGCAAAACCAATCTGCGATATTGACAATCAGAAGGTGCAGGACAGAGCCAGGGATGTTTACGGGAACCAGGGGACGGTTTTTGAGGAATCCACCAATGTGTTTGCTCCATTCTACCGGCAGAGCAATATTTACCGGGTTTCAGGCTTAAGCCATGAAGAACTGGAAGCATATCAGAGGAAGGAACAGCGCACAGACATATATGCCGCTCTGGATTATTATTTCGAGCATTATAACGAAGGCAGGCCCTTTATCATTGCGGGACATTCTCAGGGCTCCATTATGACGAAAATTGTTCTGGGAGAGTATATGCAGGCCCATCCGGAATACTATGAGCGCATGGTGGCGGCATATCCCATCGGATTTTCCATTACCGAAACCTTTCTGGAGGAACACCCTTATCTGAAATTTGCCGAAGGCGCTGACGACACGGGTGTGATTGTATCCTGGAACACGGAAGGGACAGGAAACAAAGGGCAGGATAATCTGGTGGTGGAACCGGGCGCCATAAGTATTAATCCAATTAACTGGAGCCGGGATGATACTTATGCCGGATTTGAGGAGAATCTGGGAAGCCGCATTCTGAATGAGGAAACGGGAGAGTATGAAATTATCCAGGGAATTGCAGACGCGCAGCTGGATACGGAACGGGGCGTGGTCATCTGTACGGCAAAGGATGCGGACTATGCTCCGGCAGAGCTGTTCGGGCCGGAGAGCCTGCATGGCCATGACTATGACTTTTATTACGAAAATCTGCGGGAAAATGTCAGGACGAGGGTGGAAACTTATCTGAAACAGAATCCGGTATCTCCCGAAAAAGAGTAACATTAATCTGACCCGGAAGGAGGAAATATATGAATTTTTTGGATGATTTTCAGCGTATGGTACAGGAGTATCCGGAAAAAACAGCCATTGTGGACTACCATGGAACCCGGAGCACAACGTATCGGGAACTGGATGATTTAGGCCGCAGAGCGGCGGCAAAACTTCTTCGCTCCAACATCACAGGCGGAGCAGCGGTTCTGGTATGTATGGACCGGAGAATGGAGTATGTGGCGGCGGAACTGGGGATTCTGATGGCGGGCGCAGCCTTTGTTCCTGTGCTGCCGGAATATCCCAGGGAACGTCTTGACTATATTCAGAAGGACTGCCAGGCAGCGGTAAAGATTGATGCAGACTGGTTTGCGGATATCAGGCAGTTTGAGCCGGTGGAATATCAGATAAGGCAGGACAGAAGCCGGGCGATGATTGTCTATACCTCCGGTTCCACAGGACGTCCCAAGGGTATCGTTCATGCCATGGCCAGCTTTTCACAGGGAATCTGGCGGACGAAACATGTAGTCGGCCTGTATGAACAGAATGTGATGGCGTCGACGGCTCCCCTGTCTTTTGTAGTTCTGATTATGGAATGCTATAGCGTGTTAAGCGGCGGAGGCTGTGTCCATATTCTGGGGGAGGAAGTGCGCAAAGACGTGCGCCTGATGGAAGATTATTTTGCCGAACATGATATTGTCTGCAGCTTTATCAGCCCCCAGATACTGCGTCTGTTCCGGAACAAAGGGAAGGCGCTGAAGATAGTGCTTACCGGAAGCGAACGCGTATCAAATCTTGTGGGAGACGGATTTGAGATATATAATTGTTATGGTGCCAGTGAAACTGCCGCGGCCGCGGCCTTCTATAAGATAGAAGAAGCCATGGCCAATACACCTATTGGCAAACCGATGGGAGGGCTGGAATTTTTCCTGCTGGATAGAGAAGGGAACGAGGTTCCGGAAGGAGAAGAAGGAGAACTGTGCATTCGGGGCATTCTTGCGGAAGAATATCTGAATCTGCCGGAACAGACTGCACGGACCTTTCAGAAACAGGAAGACGGAAAAGTTCTGGTACATACGGGGGATATGGTAAAAAAACTGCCGGACGGGAATTACCTCTATATGAACCGGAAAGACTGGATGGTGAAAATCAACGGGCAGCGGGTGGAAACCGGGGAAGTTGAAATTCAGATGGCGGCAGTGCCGGGCGTGGAAAATGCAGTTGTGAAAGATTTTCAGGATAAGAACGGCCAGAATTATCTCTGCGGCTATTATGTGGCAGAAGAACAGACGGAGCCTTCCGCCGGAATAGAAGGGAGGATTCGCGCTTCCCTGAAAGAAAATCTGCCGGACTATATGGTGCCCCGTTTTTTCAAACGGCTGGAAGCTCTGCCCAAAAATACCAACGGCAAGCTGGATCGTACCGTGTTGCTGCCGCCGGATATGGACGAATACAAGGCGGAATACAAAGAGCCGGAAAATGACAGAGAGCGGAGTATCTGCAAAGGTTTTGAGGAAGTCCTTCACTGCGGAACCGTGGGAAGGGAAGATGATTTCTTCAGACTGGGAGGCGATTCCATCAATGTACTGAAGCTGGCGGAAATTCTGGAAGAATCTGCTGTAACGCCGGAGCTGATTTTAAGGGGAAGGACGCCGGAAAAGATTGCGGGTCTTCTGGCCGAAACAGAGGAGGATGTAATCCCAAAATATACCGGGAAACGGAAAGAATTTCCCCTGACAGATTCTCAGATGGGGGTTTATCTGGAGTGTATCAATGAGCCGGAAGGAACCATGTACAATATACCAATGTGCTGTGAATTGCCGGGAACCCTTGACAAAGACCGGTTTATTCAGGCGGTACAAAAGGCGGTGGCTGCTCATCCGTCCTTTGGAATCAATATTGCATTGAGCAACGGGGTTCCATCCATGGTGATGCATCCGGAATTCCTGAAAGCGGAGGTTGAGACAGGGAAAACGGAAGATATGGAGGAAGTGAAGAAGGCTTTCGTCCGTCCATTCTCTCTGGAAGGGGAACCTCTGTACCGCATGGCCTTATATGAGAGCAGGGGACGCTGTTATTTTCTGTTTGATGTGCACCATATTATCTTTGACGGTACTTCCACAAAGGTATTTCTGGATGAAATATCCCTGCTGTATCAGGGGAAGGAGCCGAAGGCGGAAGAAATATCCATGACGGATATGGCAGTTTATGAGGAAACCCTGAAAGAAACGCCCCGGTATCAGGCAGCACAGGCGTATTTCAGAAGCAGGCTGGAGGGAGAAGAACCGGGAGAATCTCTGCGGAAGGATTATAAAGTACAGACAGTCAGCCCTCGAAGCAGAGAGGTAAGGCTGTCTCTGGGAGAAGAAGTTTCCTGTATGGAGGTGGAGCAGTTTGCAAGACAGAAAGGGATTTCCGAGAACACTCTGTTTCTGGGCGCATTTTCCTATGTTCTGGGTAAATACAGCGGGGAAAATAAGAGCTGTTTCTGCACGGTAAACAACGGGC is from Lachnospiraceae bacterium JLR.KK002 and encodes:
- a CDS encoding VOC family protein; translated protein: MEKPKFTGLSHVCIFVDDVEQAFAYYERILGAVANQYIPHWKNKGFFQAGGFIREAEEGDVSIGFMDVPGTRLTLELMCYHKPEGRKEPIIFAANDISGARHVALKITNIEEAFEYIKAQPDVTLINTTQEYKVYQISKTEPSEFVFFDQAKERDAQAKQKAADILGNTKYFYFIDKYGLQWEFEQGHTDIGD
- a CDS encoding EFR1 family ferrodoxin (N-terminal region resembles flavodoxins. C-terminal ferrodoxin region binds two 4Fe-4S clusters.) gives rise to the protein MFHTAEFYYFSPTGGTKQAGELFCTGIAEQVEAVNLGSREQEVKQPEGNLAVIAVPVYGGRIPAIAAKKLAALEGNGKQAVTLAVYGTRAYEDALLELNQIMEQRGFQVIGSAALVARHSIVPEVGEGRPDEQDRKEILEFAEKVLKKMKECPEGSVKVPGNYPYKKEMTVAATPVSSDSCNQCGKCSAVCPTGAVRIEAGRTVTELKDCILCMACVCNCPEHVRVLPPSMQEAMEQKLGPLKSVRREPEYFL
- a CDS encoding LytTR family DNA-binding domain-containing protein, which codes for MYLIGICDDEEKELDRIEAFLAEYGETGQAVEYKTERFTDGEALLKRIREGNSVPDLLLLDIFMSEKNGIEVAEELRRLELNLPIVFLTTSTEHALEAYGVDAVQYLVKPLEQRQFFHAMDTAVRQIFRDREQQIMVKVNGGIRRIQPEEIIYCESQKNYQILYLTGGKCKVRMTAGKLWELLKEFPRFGRCGRSYILNMEHISQVEREKIVMDNEMVIYISRNRIAEFKKNYFSYYFNV
- a CDS encoding DUF3089 domain-containing protein, which codes for MRKSMEISRIRSRIAVLAFCLLLCGCLACSSQEKQPADAGKETGEESQEKADSFEITDLEGTPSDYSKKENWMKIPEITHEVDTFYIYPTCYLDDSEDAKPICDIDNQKVQDRARDVYGNQGTVFEESTNVFAPFYRQSNIYRVSGLSHEELEAYQRKEQRTDIYAALDYYFEHYNEGRPFIIAGHSQGSIMTKIVLGEYMQAHPEYYERMVAAYPIGFSITETFLEEHPYLKFAEGADDTGVIVSWNTEGTGNKGQDNLVVEPGAISINPINWSRDDTYAGFEENLGSRILNEETGEYEIIQGIADAQLDTERGVVICTAKDADYAPAELFGPESLHGHDYDFYYENLRENVRTRVETYLKQNPVSPEKE